One region of Synechococcus elongatus PCC 11801 genomic DNA includes:
- the cysT gene encoding sulfate ABC transporter permease subunit CysT: MSLRLPSLSLAWLTRLSWSWRFTWVYLTLILFVPVIALFLKAASLPIGRIWELATQPIALAAYQVTFGLSLAAAALNGVFGVIIAWVLTRYDFPGKKLFDSFIDLPFALPTAVAGLTLATVYSSEGWIGQFFEPFGVQIAFTRWGVLLAMVFISLPFVVRTVEPLLLELEVEAEEAAASLGASPAQTFWRVILPPILPGVLAGVAQGFSRAVGEFGSVVIISGNLPFDDLIAPVLIFERLEQYDYAGATVIGSVLLLFSLVILFVINALQNWSSRYNG, encoded by the coding sequence ATGTCCCTGCGTCTTCCCTCTCTTTCTCTGGCTTGGCTGACTCGTCTGAGTTGGTCTTGGCGGTTTACGTGGGTGTATCTCACCCTGATTTTGTTCGTGCCGGTCATTGCCTTATTCCTCAAGGCAGCTTCCCTGCCGATCGGGAGAATTTGGGAATTGGCGACGCAGCCCATTGCCCTTGCGGCCTACCAAGTGACCTTTGGTCTGTCTTTGGCTGCAGCAGCGCTGAATGGCGTGTTTGGGGTGATCATCGCTTGGGTTCTTACCCGCTATGACTTCCCGGGTAAAAAGCTCTTCGATAGCTTTATCGATCTCCCTTTTGCCCTGCCGACGGCGGTGGCAGGCCTCACCCTAGCCACGGTCTACAGCAGTGAGGGCTGGATTGGGCAGTTCTTTGAACCCTTTGGCGTTCAAATTGCCTTCACGCGCTGGGGCGTTCTCTTGGCAATGGTCTTCATCTCCTTACCCTTTGTGGTGCGGACGGTGGAGCCCTTGCTGCTGGAATTGGAAGTCGAAGCAGAAGAGGCAGCGGCATCCCTGGGCGCCAGCCCTGCCCAAACCTTCTGGCGCGTCATTCTGCCGCCGATCCTGCCCGGGGTCCTGGCTGGGGTTGCCCAAGGCTTCTCGCGCGCTGTCGGTGAGTTTGGATCGGTGGTCATTATTTCGGGCAACCTGCCGTTTGACGACTTGATTGCTCCAGTTCTCATTTTCGAACGGCTAGAACAGTACGACTACGCAGGTGCGACGGTGATTGGCTCTGTCCTGCTGCTGTTTTCACTCGTGATTTTGTTTGTGATTAATGCGCTCCAAAACTGGAGCAGCCGCTACAACGGCTAA
- a CDS encoding NIL domain-containing protein, which produces MATLRVRLQVPKKYRDQPLMGDVLASCQLQFNILAAHLGPNREEDGWFDVLLTGTPEDITAALAVLRDREVELWSDPEDEF; this is translated from the coding sequence ATGGCAACGCTACGAGTTCGACTGCAAGTCCCAAAGAAATATCGCGATCAGCCGTTGATGGGAGATGTGCTGGCGAGTTGTCAACTGCAATTCAACATTCTCGCGGCTCATTTAGGGCCGAACCGTGAGGAAGACGGCTGGTTTGACGTGCTGCTCACGGGGACTCCCGAGGATATTACCGCTGCACTTGCGGTCCTACGCGATCGCGAGGTGGAGCTTTGGTCGGATCCCGAAGACGAAT